Proteins encoded together in one Bacteroidota bacterium window:
- a CDS encoding AbrB/MazE/SpoVT family DNA-binding domain-containing protein, which yields METSVITTRGRMNIPQRIRQKLKLKRGVRVVIIEQEGGFFVKPLGQRYFESLAGILPVKGKATRALLEDRKIEQKREDT from the coding sequence ATGGAGACATCCGTCATAACAACCCGAGGCCGGATGAATATTCCGCAGAGAATCCGACAAAAACTGAAGCTCAAACGAGGGGTACGCGTCGTGATCATTGAGCAAGAGGGTGGGTTCTTTGTGAAGCCGCTCGGCCAGCGGTACTTTGAAAGTCTTGCAGGGATTCTCCCGGTGAAGGGAAAAGCAACACGCGCGCTTCTTGAAGATCGAAAAATCGAGCAGAAACGGGAAGACACTTAG